A window from Pseudomonas sp. MRSN 12121 encodes these proteins:
- a CDS encoding AAA family ATPase: MLKTLAVANYRSINKLVIPLARLNLITGPNGSGKSNLYRALRLLAETAQGGVVNALAREGGLDSTFWAGPENLSRRMRNGEVPIQASVRQDSKRLRLGFAGEDFSYAIALGLPMPLPEHVSYFSLDPEIKRECIWAGPLYRPASLLVNRAGPMIRAREGRGWDVLAQHTPTFDSLFDQVGNLRSSPEVLLLRENIRGWRFYDHFRSDAEAPARQPQLGTRTPVLHHDGRDLAAALQTIREIGNPEALHSAVSDAFPGARLNIAPLQGGRFAIEFYQEGLLRPLSAAELSDGTLRYLLLVAALLTPRPPTLMVLNEPETSLHPDLLPALARLIIRASHQCQVWVVSHASRLIAALQQDPQCNAIVLEKNLGQTGIVGQGMLDEPAWHWPD; encoded by the coding sequence ATGCTCAAGACCCTGGCAGTGGCCAATTACCGCTCGATCAACAAACTGGTGATTCCGCTGGCGCGGTTGAACCTGATCACCGGCCCCAACGGCAGCGGCAAGTCCAACCTGTACCGCGCCCTGCGCCTGCTGGCGGAAACCGCCCAGGGTGGGGTGGTCAACGCGCTGGCCCGCGAGGGCGGCCTGGACTCGACCTTCTGGGCCGGCCCCGAGAACCTCAGCCGGCGCATGCGCAACGGCGAGGTGCCCATCCAGGCCAGCGTGCGCCAGGACAGCAAACGCCTGCGCCTGGGCTTTGCCGGCGAGGACTTCAGCTACGCCATCGCCCTGGGCCTGCCCATGCCGCTGCCCGAGCATGTGTCGTACTTTTCCCTGGACCCGGAAATCAAGCGCGAGTGCATCTGGGCCGGGCCGCTCTATCGCCCGGCCAGCCTGCTGGTCAACCGCGCCGGGCCGATGATCCGCGCCCGCGAGGGGCGCGGCTGGGACGTACTGGCCCAGCACACGCCGACCTTCGACAGCCTGTTCGACCAGGTGGGCAACCTGCGCTCGTCGCCGGAGGTCCTGCTGCTGCGCGAGAACATCCGCGGCTGGCGCTTCTACGATCACTTTCGCAGCGATGCCGAGGCGCCGGCCCGGCAACCGCAACTGGGCACCCGTACCCCGGTGCTGCATCACGATGGCCGCGACCTGGCGGCCGCCTTGCAGACCATCCGTGAAATCGGCAATCCCGAGGCCCTGCACAGCGCCGTCAGCGATGCGTTCCCCGGCGCGCGGCTGAACATCGCGCCGTTGCAGGGTGGGCGCTTCGCCATCGAGTTCTATCAGGAAGGCCTGCTGCGGCCGCTGTCGGCGGCGGAGTTGTCGGACGGCACCCTGCGCTACCTGCTGCTGGTCGCCGCCCTGCTGACGCCACGGCCACCGACGCTGATGGTGCTCAACGAACCGGAAACCAGCCTGCACCCGGATCTGCTGCCGGCGCTGGCGCGCCTGATCATCCGGGCCTCGCACCAGTGCCAGGTGTGGGTGGTGTCCCATGCCAGCCGGCTGATCGCCGCCCTGCAACAGGACCCGCAGTGCAACGCCATCGTGCTGGAGAAGAATCTCGGCCAGACCGGGATCGTCGGCCAGGGCATGCTCGACGAACCGGCGTGGCATTGGCCGGATTGA
- a CDS encoding efflux RND transporter periplasmic adaptor subunit, which yields MAGLGSKWIVGLTLVALLSGCGAEKPTEKDRPRVRVQEVQTRDFAAQVTLTGDVQARVQTELSFRVGGKIIQRLVDVGDRVTAKQVLARLDPKDLQTNVDSAAAAVFAEQARVKQTSAAFFRQQKLLPKGYTSQSEYDAAQAALRSSQSALAAAQAQLANAREQLSYTALVAEAPGVITARQAEVGQVVQATVPIYSLARDGERDAVFNVYESLLVAPPKDDVIHVSLLDNPNIQTTGKVREVTPVVSAQSGTVQVKVALDGLPAGMDLGSVVSASANAAGQNSVELPWAALTKNLSEPAVWLVGEDGKTVLHSVTVGRYQTGRVIISDGLKGGEKVVIAGGQLLHPGMLVEIDSTPASQGATP from the coding sequence ATGGCTGGTCTCGGATCGAAGTGGATAGTGGGTTTGACACTGGTGGCGTTGCTCAGCGGTTGCGGTGCGGAAAAGCCGACCGAAAAGGATCGGCCACGGGTGCGCGTACAGGAAGTGCAGACCCGGGATTTCGCCGCGCAGGTGACCCTCACCGGGGATGTCCAGGCGCGGGTGCAGACCGAGCTGTCGTTCCGTGTCGGCGGCAAGATCATCCAGCGCCTGGTCGATGTCGGCGATCGGGTCACGGCCAAGCAGGTACTGGCCCGGCTCGACCCGAAGGATTTGCAGACCAATGTCGATTCCGCCGCCGCCGCGGTGTTCGCCGAGCAGGCGCGGGTCAAACAGACCAGCGCGGCCTTCTTCCGCCAGCAGAAACTCCTGCCCAAGGGCTACACCAGCCAGAGCGAATACGATGCCGCCCAGGCGGCGCTGCGCAGCAGCCAGAGCGCCCTGGCCGCGGCGCAGGCGCAACTGGCCAACGCCCGTGAGCAACTGAGCTACACCGCGCTGGTCGCCGAGGCGCCGGGAGTGATCACCGCGCGCCAGGCCGAAGTCGGCCAGGTGGTACAGGCCACGGTGCCGATCTACAGCCTGGCCCGCGATGGCGAACGCGACGCGGTGTTCAACGTCTACGAGTCGCTGCTGGTGGCGCCGCCCAAGGACGATGTGATCCACGTCAGCCTGCTGGACAACCCGAATATCCAGACCACCGGCAAGGTGCGCGAAGTCACCCCGGTGGTCTCGGCGCAGAGCGGCACGGTGCAGGTCAAGGTGGCCCTCGACGGGCTGCCGGCGGGCATGGACCTGGGCTCGGTGGTCAGCGCCAGTGCCAACGCGGCCGGCCAGAACAGCGTCGAACTGCCTTGGGCGGCGCTGACCAAGAACCTCAGCGAACCGGCCGTGTGGCTGGTCGGGGAAGACGGCAAGACGGTGCTGCACAGCGTCACGGTGGGGCGTTACCAGACCGGCCGGGTAATCATCAGCGACGGCCTCAAGGGCGGTGAAAAAGTGGTGATCGCCGGCGGCCAGTTGCTGCATCCGGGCATGCTCGTCGAGATCGATTCCACGCCCGCCAGCCAAGGAGCCACGCCATGA
- a CDS encoding efflux RND transporter periplasmic adaptor subunit → MKRLPLLLCAGLALAACSKEEPAPTPVRPVLSFEVRAESEESLGRFAGSIQARYETNLGFRVPGRIANRNVDVGAEVGKGTLLATLDPTDQQNQLRSAQGDLARVQAQWINAQADARRQQQLFDRGVGAQAQLDIAQTNLKTTSASLEQARAAVSQARDQLAYSELRTDHGGVVTAWNAEAGQVVSAGQQVVTLARPDIKEAVIDLPAGLVDQLPADVVFKVALQLDPSVSTTAIVREIEPQAQSATRTRRARLSLTETPPAFRLGTAISVTLSSAIVPRIEVPLSALQEADGKTRVWVVDAQAQTVAPREVAVLSRGPDTVLVSSGIKIGERVVSAGVNSLEPGQKVKIDEDSPR, encoded by the coding sequence ATGAAGCGCCTGCCGCTGTTGTTGTGCGCCGGCCTGGCGCTGGCTGCCTGCTCGAAGGAAGAGCCGGCGCCCACGCCGGTGCGCCCGGTGCTGTCGTTCGAGGTGCGGGCCGAGTCCGAGGAAAGCCTGGGGCGCTTCGCCGGAAGCATCCAGGCCCGCTATGAAACCAACCTCGGCTTTCGCGTGCCGGGACGTATCGCCAATCGCAACGTCGACGTCGGCGCCGAGGTGGGCAAGGGCACGTTGCTCGCGACCCTCGATCCCACCGACCAGCAGAACCAGTTGCGCTCCGCCCAGGGCGACCTGGCGCGGGTCCAGGCGCAATGGATCAATGCCCAGGCCGACGCCCGCCGCCAGCAGCAACTGTTCGACCGCGGCGTTGGCGCCCAGGCGCAGCTGGATATCGCCCAGACCAACCTGAAAACCACCAGCGCCTCGCTGGAGCAGGCCCGGGCCGCTGTCAGCCAGGCTCGCGACCAGCTGGCCTACAGCGAACTGCGCACCGACCACGGCGGCGTGGTCACCGCCTGGAATGCCGAGGCCGGGCAAGTGGTCAGTGCCGGCCAGCAGGTGGTGACCCTGGCCCGTCCGGACATCAAGGAAGCGGTGATCGACCTGCCGGCCGGGCTGGTGGACCAGTTGCCGGCCGACGTGGTGTTCAAGGTCGCCCTGCAGCTGGACCCGAGCGTCAGCACCACGGCGATCGTGCGGGAAATCGAACCCCAGGCGCAGAGCGCCACCCGCACCCGGCGCGCGCGCCTGAGCCTGACCGAAACCCCGCCGGCGTTCCGCCTGGGCACCGCCATCAGCGTGACGCTCAGCTCGGCCATCGTGCCGCGGATCGAGGTGCCGCTGTCGGCCTTGCAGGAGGCGGACGGCAAGACCCGGGTCTGGGTCGTCGACGCGCAGGCGCAAACCGTGGCGCCGCGCGAGGTCGCGGTACTCAGCCGGGGGCCTGACACGGTGCTGGTCAGCAGCGGCATCAAGATCGGCGAGCGAGTGGTGAGCGCCGGCGTGAACAGCCTCGAACCGGGGCAGAAAGTAAAAATCGACGAGGACAGTCCACGATGA
- a CDS encoding efflux RND transporter permease subunit — translation MTPTTKGTFNLSEWAIKHQSFVWYLMFVALLMGVFSYMNLGREEDPSFTIKTMVIQTRWPGATQEETLKQVTDRIEKKLEELDSLDYVKSYTRPGESTVFVYLRDTTNGKDIPEIWYQVRKKINDIRGDFPQGLQGPGFNDEFGDVFGSVYAFTADGLSMRQLRDYVEQVRAEIREVPNLGKVEMVGEQDEVIYLNFSTRKLAALGIDQRQVLQSLQAQNAVTPAGVIEAGPERISVRTSGQFASEKDLATVNLRLNDRFYRLADIAEISRGYVDPSTPQFRFNGQPAIGLAIAMKKGGNIQDFGKALHAKMAQLTADLPVGVGVHTVSDQAEVVEKAVGGFTSALFEAVVIVLVVSFISLGVRAGLVVACSIPLVLAMVFVFMEYSGITMQRISLGALIIALGLLVDDAMITVEMMVTRLEMGETKEQAATFAYTSTAFPMLTGTLVTVAGFVPIGLNASSAGEYTFTLFAVIAVAMLVSWIVAVLFAPVIGLHILSTDVKPHSEEPGRIGRAFNGGLLWAMRNRWWAIGITLLMFVLAVVGMRFVQNQFFPSSDRPELLVDLNLPQNASIAETRKAVDRLEATLKDDPDVLRWSTYIGEGAIRFYLPLDQQLQNPYYAQLVVVSKGLESRAALTERLKKRLRDDFVGIGSYVQALEMGPPVGRPIQYRVSGKDIDQVRKHAIELATELDKNSHIGEIIYDWNEPGKVLRVDIAQDKARQLGLSSEDVAQLMNSIVSGATVTQVHDDIYLINVVGRADDKERGSPETLQNLQIVSPNGTSIPLLAFATVRYELEQPLVWRRDRKPTITIKASVRDEIQPTDLVRLLKPDIDKFAASLPVGYSVATGGTVEESGKAQGPIAKVVPLMLFLMATFLMIQLHSVQKLFLVASVAPLGLIGVVLALVPTGTPMGFVAILGILALIGIIIRNSVILVTQIDEFERAGHSPWDAVVQATEHRRRPILLTAAAASLGMIPIAREVFWGPMAYAMIGGIIVATLLTLLFLPALYVAWYKIKEPKPDRTTH, via the coding sequence ATGACGCCCACCACCAAAGGGACCTTCAACTTATCCGAGTGGGCCATCAAGCATCAGTCGTTCGTCTGGTACCTGATGTTCGTCGCGCTGCTGATGGGCGTGTTTTCCTACATGAACCTGGGGCGTGAGGAGGATCCGTCCTTCACCATCAAGACCATGGTCATCCAGACCCGCTGGCCGGGCGCGACCCAGGAGGAGACCCTCAAGCAGGTCACTGACCGCATCGAGAAAAAACTCGAGGAGCTGGACTCCCTCGACTACGTGAAAAGCTATACCCGCCCCGGCGAGTCGACGGTGTTCGTCTACTTGCGCGACACCACCAACGGCAAGGACATCCCCGAGATCTGGTACCAGGTGCGCAAGAAGATCAACGACATTCGCGGCGACTTTCCCCAGGGGTTGCAGGGGCCGGGGTTCAACGACGAATTCGGCGACGTGTTCGGTTCGGTCTACGCCTTCACTGCCGACGGCCTGAGCATGCGCCAGCTGCGCGACTACGTGGAGCAGGTGCGCGCCGAGATCCGCGAAGTGCCGAACCTGGGCAAGGTGGAGATGGTCGGCGAGCAGGACGAAGTCATCTACCTGAACTTTTCCACGCGCAAGCTGGCGGCCCTGGGCATCGACCAGCGCCAGGTCCTGCAAAGCCTGCAAGCGCAGAACGCGGTGACCCCGGCCGGGGTGATCGAGGCCGGGCCGGAGCGGATCTCCGTGCGTACCTCGGGGCAGTTCGCCTCCGAGAAAGACCTGGCCACGGTCAACCTGCGGCTCAACGACCGCTTCTATCGCCTGGCGGATATCGCCGAGATCAGCCGCGGTTACGTGGACCCCTCGACCCCGCAGTTTCGCTTCAACGGCCAGCCGGCCATCGGCCTGGCGATTGCCATGAAGAAGGGCGGCAACATCCAGGACTTCGGCAAGGCCCTGCACGCCAAGATGGCGCAGCTCACCGCCGACCTGCCGGTGGGCGTCGGCGTGCACACGGTGTCGGACCAGGCCGAAGTGGTGGAAAAAGCCGTCGGTGGCTTTACCAGCGCCCTGTTCGAGGCGGTGGTGATCGTGCTGGTGGTGAGCTTCATCAGCCTCGGTGTGCGCGCCGGGCTGGTGGTGGCATGCTCGATTCCGCTGGTGCTGGCGATGGTCTTCGTGTTCATGGAGTACAGCGGCATCACCATGCAGCGGATTTCCCTCGGCGCGCTGATCATCGCCCTGGGCCTGTTGGTGGATGACGCGATGATCACCGTGGAAATGATGGTCACGCGCCTGGAAATGGGCGAGACCAAGGAGCAGGCGGCCACCTTCGCCTACACCTCCACGGCCTTTCCCATGCTCACCGGGACCCTGGTGACGGTCGCCGGCTTCGTGCCCATCGGGCTCAACGCCAGCTCCGCCGGCGAGTACACCTTCACCCTGTTCGCGGTGATCGCGGTGGCCATGCTGGTGTCCTGGATCGTCGCCGTGCTGTTCGCCCCGGTCATCGGCCTGCATATCCTCAGTACCGACGTGAAACCCCACTCCGAGGAGCCGGGGCGCATCGGTCGCGCCTTCAATGGCGGCCTGCTGTGGGCCATGCGCAACCGCTGGTGGGCCATCGGCATCACCCTCCTGATGTTCGTGCTGGCGGTGGTCGGCATGCGTTTCGTGCAGAACCAGTTCTTCCCGTCCTCGGACCGCCCGGAGCTGCTGGTCGACCTCAACCTGCCGCAGAACGCCTCGATCGCCGAGACCCGCAAGGCCGTGGACCGCCTGGAGGCGACCCTCAAGGACGATCCGGATGTCCTGCGCTGGAGCACCTACATCGGCGAGGGCGCGATCCGTTTCTACCTGCCGCTGGACCAGCAGTTGCAGAACCCCTATTACGCGCAGCTGGTGGTCGTCAGCAAAGGCCTGGAGTCGCGCGCGGCCTTGACCGAGCGCCTGAAAAAACGCCTGCGCGACGACTTCGTCGGCATCGGCAGCTACGTGCAGGCCCTGGAAATGGGCCCGCCGGTGGGGCGGCCGATCCAGTACCGGGTCAGCGGCAAGGACATCGACCAGGTGCGCAAGCATGCCATCGAGCTGGCCACCGAGCTGGACAAGAACTCGCACATCGGCGAGATCATCTACGACTGGAACGAGCCGGGCAAAGTCCTGCGCGTCGACATCGCCCAGGACAAGGCGCGGCAGTTGGGGCTGTCTTCGGAAGACGTGGCGCAATTGATGAACAGCATCGTCAGCGGCGCCACCGTGACCCAGGTGCATGACGACATCTACCTGATCAACGTGGTCGGTCGCGCCGACGACAAGGAGCGCGGTTCGCCGGAAACCCTGCAGAACCTGCAGATCGTCAGCCCCAACGGCACCTCGATCCCGTTGCTGGCCTTCGCCACCGTGCGCTACGAGCTGGAGCAGCCGCTGGTCTGGCGTCGCGACCGCAAGCCGACCATCACCATCAAGGCCTCGGTGCGCGACGAGATCCAGCCCACCGACCTGGTCAGGTTGCTCAAGCCGGATATCGACAAATTCGCCGCCAGCCTGCCGGTCGGTTATTCGGTGGCCACCGGCGGTACGGTGGAGGAAAGCGGCAAGGCCCAGGGGCCGATCGCCAAAGTGGTGCCGTTGATGCTGTTCCTCATGGCGACCTTCCTGATGATCCAGCTGCACAGTGTGCAGAAGCTGTTCCTGGTGGCCAGCGTCGCGCCCCTGGGGCTGATCGGCGTGGTCCTGGCGCTGGTGCCGACGGGCACGCCCATGGGCTTCGTGGCGATCCTCGGGATTCTCGCGCTGATCGGCATCATCATCCGCAACTCGGTGATCCTGGTCACCCAGATCGACGAGTTCGAGCGCGCCGGGCATTCGCCCTGGGACGCGGTGGTGCAGGCCACCGAGCACCGGCGCCGGCCGATCCTGCTGACCGCGGCGGCGGCCAGCCTGGGCATGATCCCGATCGCCCGGGAAGTGTTCTGGGGACCGATGGCCTACGCCATGATCGGCGGCATCATCGTCGCCACCCTGCTGACGCTGCTGTTCCTGCCGGCGCTGTATGTGGCCTGGTACAAGATCAAGGAGCCGAAGCCGGACCGCACCACCCACTGA
- a CDS encoding bifunctional 2-polyprenyl-6-hydroxyphenol methylase/3-demethylubiquinol 3-O-methyltransferase UbiG, protein MKLAPTDLDQITATTLGHYNQVAEDFREGTRDHDVSQNIDALLRHIRGSAPFTVLDFGCGPGRDLQAFTRLGHVAVGLDGSERFAQMARDDSGCEVWQQDFLKLDLPAERFDGIFANAVLFHIPGQELPRVLRQLHATLKPGGVLFSSNPRGDNREGWNGPRYGAYHDLAAWQRLLTAAGFVELEHYYRPAGLPREQQPWLASVWRKA, encoded by the coding sequence ATGAAACTCGCTCCCACCGACCTCGACCAGATCACCGCCACCACCCTGGGCCACTACAACCAGGTCGCCGAAGACTTCCGCGAAGGCACCCGCGACCACGATGTCAGCCAGAACATCGACGCGCTGCTGCGGCATATCCGGGGCAGCGCGCCCTTCACCGTGCTGGATTTCGGCTGCGGCCCCGGGCGTGACCTCCAGGCTTTTACCCGCCTCGGCCATGTCGCGGTCGGCCTCGACGGCTCCGAGCGGTTCGCGCAGATGGCCCGCGACGACAGCGGCTGCGAGGTCTGGCAGCAGGACTTTCTGAAGCTCGACCTGCCGGCCGAGCGCTTCGACGGCATCTTCGCCAACGCCGTGCTGTTCCATATCCCCGGGCAGGAGCTGCCGCGGGTGCTGCGCCAGTTGCATGCCACGTTGAAACCCGGCGGCGTGCTGTTCAGCTCCAACCCCCGGGGCGACAACCGCGAAGGCTGGAACGGCCCGCGTTACGGCGCCTACCACGACCTGGCGGCGTGGCAGCGATTGCTGACGGCGGCGGGCTTCGTCGAGCTGGAGCACTACTACCGCCCCGCCGGCTTGCCACGGGAACAACAACCCTGGCTGGCCAGCGTCTGGCGCAAGGCCTGA
- a CDS encoding methionine ABC transporter permease, translating into MWFDRLLQGILDTLLMVGVSSLIALLAGVPLAVFLVTSGKGGIYEAPRLNAVLGAFVNLFRSIPFLILMVALIPFTRLIVGTTYGVWAAVVPLTIAATPFFARIAEVSLREVDHGLIEAAQAMGCRRWHIVRHVLLPEALPGIVGGFTITLVTMINSSAMAGAIGAGGLGDIAYRYGYQRFDSQIMLTVIVLLVVLVAAIQLSGDRLARALDKR; encoded by the coding sequence ATGTGGTTTGATCGCTTGCTGCAGGGCATCCTCGATACCCTGCTGATGGTCGGCGTGTCGTCCTTGATCGCCTTGCTGGCGGGGGTGCCGCTGGCGGTGTTCCTGGTCACCAGCGGCAAGGGCGGGATCTATGAGGCACCGAGGCTGAACGCGGTGCTGGGGGCCTTCGTCAACCTGTTCCGCTCGATTCCGTTCCTGATCCTGATGGTGGCGCTGATCCCCTTCACCCGGCTGATCGTCGGCACCACCTACGGCGTGTGGGCGGCGGTGGTGCCGCTGACCATTGCCGCCACGCCGTTCTTCGCCCGGATCGCCGAAGTCAGCCTGCGCGAGGTCGACCATGGCCTGATCGAAGCCGCCCAGGCCATGGGTTGCCGACGCTGGCATATCGTCCGGCATGTGCTGCTGCCGGAGGCGCTGCCGGGCATCGTCGGCGGTTTCACCATCACCCTGGTGACCATGATCAATTCCTCGGCCATGGCCGGGGCGATCGGGGCCGGGGGCCTGGGGGACATTGCCTATCGCTACGGCTACCAGCGTTTCGACAGCCAGATCATGCTCACGGTAATCGTGCTGCTGGTGGTCCTGGTGGCGGCCATCCAGCTCAGCGGCGATCGCCTGGCGCGCGCGCTCGACAAGCGCTGA
- a CDS encoding methionine ABC transporter ATP-binding protein, producing MSVAYLPSSTPPAGQPQGAGHTELPAQLHPELSRAHVRFIGVAKTYQGQQGPVQALHGIDLAIQRGEVFGIIGRSGAGKSSLIRTINRLEQPSSGRVLIDQVDIGDFDEDRLVELRRRIGMIFQHFNLMSAKTVWQNVELPLKVAGVPREQRERKVRELLELVGLKDKHKAYPAQLSGGQKQRVGIARALVHDPAILLCDEATSALDPETTQSILGLLKEINQRLGLTIVLITHEMAVIRDICDRVVVLEHGHIVEQGPVWEVFGNPQHEVSKSLLAPLQHDLPQELQGHLQAQPASSDAAVVLRLRFTGRISDEPDLAALFATLGGRVRLLHGGVERIQGHALGQLLLAVNGSSLGAEEQRLRAQHFLHKQWTQQVEVLGYVV from the coding sequence ATGAGCGTCGCCTACCTCCCGTCATCCACGCCGCCCGCCGGGCAGCCGCAAGGCGCGGGGCACACCGAGCTGCCGGCGCAACTGCATCCGGAACTGAGCCGGGCCCATGTGCGCTTCATCGGCGTGGCCAAGACCTACCAGGGCCAGCAAGGCCCGGTGCAGGCCCTGCACGGCATCGACCTGGCGATCCAGCGCGGCGAAGTGTTCGGCATCATCGGCCGCAGCGGCGCGGGCAAGTCGTCGCTGATCCGCACCATCAATCGCCTGGAACAACCCTCGAGCGGCCGGGTGCTGATCGATCAGGTGGACATCGGCGACTTCGACGAAGACCGCCTGGTGGAGCTGCGCCGGCGCATCGGCATGATCTTCCAGCACTTCAACCTGATGTCGGCCAAGACCGTGTGGCAGAACGTCGAGCTGCCGCTGAAGGTCGCCGGCGTGCCCAGGGAACAGCGCGAGCGCAAGGTGCGCGAACTGCTGGAACTGGTGGGCCTGAAGGACAAGCACAAGGCCTACCCCGCGCAACTGTCGGGGGGCCAGAAACAGCGGGTCGGCATCGCCCGGGCGCTGGTGCACGACCCGGCGATCCTGCTGTGCGACGAGGCCACCTCGGCACTCGACCCGGAGACCACCCAGTCGATCCTCGGCCTGCTCAAGGAGATCAACCAGCGCCTGGGCCTGACCATCGTGCTGATCACCCATGAGATGGCGGTGATCCGCGATATCTGCGACCGGGTGGTGGTGCTGGAACATGGGCATATCGTCGAGCAGGGGCCGGTCTGGGAAGTGTTCGGCAACCCGCAGCACGAAGTCAGCAAGAGCCTGCTGGCGCCCTTGCAGCACGACCTGCCGCAAGAGTTGCAGGGGCACCTGCAAGCCCAGCCGGCGTCTTCGGACGCGGCGGTGGTACTGCGGCTGCGCTTCACCGGCAGGATCAGCGACGAGCCGGACCTGGCGGCGCTGTTCGCCACCCTTGGCGGGCGTGTGCGCCTGCTGCACGGCGGCGTGGAACGGATCCAGGGCCATGCCCTGGGGCAGTTGCTGCTGGCGGTCAACGGCTCGTCCCTGGGCGCCGAGGAGCAGCGCCTGCGGGCGCAGCACTTTTTGCACAAGCAGTGGACCCAACAGGTAGAGGTACTCGGTTATGTGGTTTGA
- a CDS encoding MetQ/NlpA family ABC transporter substrate-binding protein, protein MKSKLLSHPVKALALALGLFTGAAFAADAPLKVGTTAAFAIPLEAAVAEADKQGLKVELVEFTDWIAPNVSLATGDIDVNYFQHIPFLENAKAAAGFDLVPFAPGIINNVGLYSKKYKSFDELPEGASVAIANDPINSGRGLQLLAKAGLITLKPGVGYKATEDDIVANPKKLKILQVEAVQLVRAYDDADLVQGYPAYIRLAKTFDAGSALLFDGLDHKEYVIQFVIQPKSKTDPRLIKFVDIYQHSPVVRAALDKAHGKLYQAGWEG, encoded by the coding sequence ATGAAAAGCAAACTCCTGAGCCACCCAGTCAAAGCACTGGCCCTCGCCCTCGGACTGTTCACCGGCGCGGCATTCGCCGCCGATGCGCCGCTGAAGGTCGGCACCACCGCCGCCTTCGCCATTCCCCTGGAGGCCGCCGTCGCGGAGGCCGACAAGCAGGGCCTGAAAGTCGAACTGGTGGAGTTCACCGACTGGATCGCGCCGAACGTCAGCCTGGCCACCGGCGATATCGACGTGAACTACTTCCAGCACATCCCGTTCCTGGAAAACGCCAAGGCCGCCGCCGGTTTCGACCTGGTGCCGTTCGCCCCGGGGATCATCAACAACGTCGGCCTGTACTCGAAGAAATACAAAAGCTTCGACGAGCTGCCCGAGGGCGCCAGCGTGGCCATCGCCAACGACCCGATCAACAGCGGCCGCGGCTTGCAGCTGCTGGCCAAGGCCGGGCTGATCACGCTCAAGCCGGGGGTCGGCTACAAGGCCACCGAGGACGACATTGTCGCCAACCCGAAGAAGCTGAAGATCCTCCAGGTCGAAGCGGTGCAACTGGTGCGCGCCTATGACGACGCCGACCTGGTGCAGGGCTACCCGGCCTATATCCGCCTGGCCAAGACCTTCGATGCCGGCTCGGCGTTGCTGTTCGACGGCCTCGACCACAAGGAATACGTGATCCAGTTCGTGATCCAGCCCAAGAGCAAGACCGATCCGCGGCTGATCAAGTTCGTCGACATCTACCAGCATTCGCCGGTGGTACGCGCCGCCCTGGACAAAGCCCATGGCAAGCTCTACCAAGCCGGCTGGGAAGGTTGA